From the Gossypium hirsutum isolate 1008001.06 chromosome A02, Gossypium_hirsutum_v2.1, whole genome shotgun sequence genome, the window TTTTGTTTCATTGGCCACTGATGCGAAATGGGTTGTTATGTAGATCATAGCTTTCAgcttgaattttttgaaaaagcTGTAATTTGAGTGTTAAATATGCATAGATGTGTTGGTTTCTCTGTACTTGAATGATTTACTTTGATGTGTTGTGTTGCTCTACTATGAAACTCTTATACTTCTCTGAGCCGAATGGGGAATATTGATTGAACTGATGGTGAAAATTTTTTAATCGTTAGTTTGGCATATACATTGGATCAATTCTATAATGGGTTTGAAGTTGTTTATAGAGAAAAGGGCTATTGAAGATCTTGAAGTTGTaaagttttcattatttttggtTGGGAGTTTGTTGAATGTTGGTGAGATAAGATGGTAAAAGGAAGATGCCTAGTCTCAAAAATTGTACTTTGAATATATTGGCATTATGAATTGATTGAGATGGTGAATAATTTTAGTAGGAGTACATCATTTAACCGAAGGGCGTTGAATGCTGAAAGCCCGAGAGTTTTGAATGTTTCAAGCCCCAAAGCTTTGAATGTTCTAAGCACTAAACCTTTGTGTTTCACTAGTTCTAGAGTTTATCATAGGTTGGGCTGGGTCTCACGCTTGTTTCCTGTCCTTATTCTCATTGGGGCtttgatttcttttattataCTACTTCATGGGGGTTATATATATGTTCTCCCTAGTCTGAGTCAAGCATTTTATGGACATGGTGTGttaaaattcaataattcaagcaaCGTTTGTGATATTTTTGATGGAAGCTGGGTTATAGATGATGATTACCCATTATACAATGCTTCAGACTGTCCATTTGCAGAACAAGGATTCAATTGCTTGGGAAATGGCCGGAAAGATAGAGATTATCTCAAATGGAGATGGAAACCAAAAAATTGTGATATTCCAAGGTTTAATGTTCACAATGTTCTGGAAATGCTCCGAGATAAAAGGATAGTTTTTGTTGGAGATTCTATGAGTAGAACGCAGTGGGAATCATTGATTTGCTTGCTTATGACCGGAGTAGAAGATAAGAAGAGTGTTTATGAAGTTAATGGCAATAAGATAACAAAACGGATCAGATTTCTAGGTGTTCGGTTTACTTCCTTCAATTTTACCATTGAGTTCTTTCGCTCGGTGTTCTTGGTGCAACATGGTTGGATGCCTAGACATGCACCAAAGCGTGTTAGGTCAACCCTTAAGTTGGATAAATTGGATGATGTTAGCAATGAGTGGATTAATGCAGATGTTCTTATATTCAACACTGGACAATGGTGGGTTCCAGGGAAGCTCTTTGAAACGTAAGTTGCCTTCTGTCTGTCTATAAACTTATATCATGACACAGATTCAATTTCGTGTTGACTTCTAGAGAAAGATCCTCTAGTTTCTGGGTTCTCATGAATAATTTGGTAGCAATTACAAAGCACTGCTGTAATCTCTTTTGCGTTGTCATTTTCCAAATTTATATAATTTGTGTAAATGATACTCTGTATTTTGGATTATATATGTCTTTCCATTATTCAAAGTCCGCATTATTGAATCTTAAGGAAAGGTTccttttttcccttttctctGCCTTCCTTTCTCCTCCACCTTCCCTTTGTAGACCTTATAGAGGGGAAAACTAGCTGTGGCAGCAGCTTGTGGAAGGTTTCCTAGATAGTTGGCCTATATGTGTACTTTCTATCTTTTACTTTTTGTGCAGCATTTATACTCTTGTCACTTTTTCCAATGGATGTCTGAATTCTGACTATGAAAGGATGCTTTAGTGGAGGAACACTTACCCTGTTGCACTTCAGAATCACGGCAAATTATGAAACCCACAATTGTCCCTGCAAATAAGTCATTTTAGTGTTTTACTTCTCGGAGACTACCTGAATTGGGATTACTTCAATTAATAGTATTTATCTCTTTTTTAGGTTGCAATGATTCAAGTATTTGGTACTGTATGGTTTCGCCacaagtgaagaatttgagactAAACTTTTATACAACAATAATTAATGAGAATATTTCATAGTTTCTACATGAATTCTTATGGTGcttctttttcaatttgaatCTCTACAACTGTTAACTTGCAGCTTTTTCAATTTGAACTAATGCTTGAAGGGTTCAATTCATAATATTCTAAACTGAAAGAGAATACTGGTCAGACCTTACCGGCCTTTGTTGTATTGTAGATGTGTTTTTCTGACCATTTAGTATCCAATTAACTTACTATGACTAACTCAAAAGACATTTCCTAGATGGTTTTACATACACATGTAAGAAAATTTCCTAATTTTCTTCTTTGGCAGTGGTTGCTACTTCCAGGTTGGGAACTCAGTAAAGCTTGGAATGTCAATTCCTGCTGCATTCAAAATGGCATTAGGTACTTGGGCATCATGGGTTGAGAACACGATTGACACAAACAGAACACTTGTCTTTTTCAGAACATTTGAGCCATCGCACTGGAGGTAACCAATGATACTATGATGCTCTTTCTTATGTCCTTTTGTTTTGCTTTCATCAAGTATAACTTTGGGGGAAGGGGGAATTCAACTCAGCTCTTTGAGCAGGAAAATGCTTGTACCAATGACTGAGTGGAATTTTCAGCTGCACCATGATGCTATTTCAAAAAGCACACTCAAAAGGAAATCCTTTTAGTTGCTAATTAAATGAGTTTTATATCCTTATTTTTGATTGTCCTGTTGTCAGTGGCATATATACATCTTCAGTTTTTGAATGCCATTATGAGCTATTCTCTCCCTCTTATCCCTTTCGCATCCCACAAGCAGATATTATGTTGCTCTTTTTCAGCAAACAACCCTGAATTGGCTTGTATGTACAATTTGAACAACTTCACAACTTGATATCTGCTTCACTGTTTCCTAATTTCGTTTTCATTCTTCATTCTTCTTATAAAAAGGCTTTAGAGTTGGATCTATTTCATGGGTCCCTTATGCGGTCAATTATCTACATATTATCTATTACATTATTTGCTTATTTGGGTAATTTCCAAATGAAATGTGTTTGTCAGTTTATAAACCATTACTGTTTTTTGGTTTCTGCATCAGTGAAAAATCCCGTAGGTTTTGCAATGTGACCCAGAACCCATTGTTAGAAACTGAAGGGAGGGATCGAAGCATTTTTTCAGAGACTATATTTGAGGTGATAAAGAATATGACTGTTCCTATAACCGTTCTGCAAGTAACTTCCATGTCAGCTTTCCGAAGAGATGCACATGTGGGTGGGTGGAGTGACAATCCAACGGTACCTGATTGTAGCCATTGGTGTCTTCCTGGCTTACCTGATATCTGGAATGAAATTTTCCTCTCGTACCTGCTTGCTGATTATGGACTTCCTGCAGTGAATGGAAAGCAGTGTGAGTTCATTCTCTTTCTGATTTCACTTCTTTCCgcttctttcatttgtaatttatTCAGTGCTCAGTTTGATATGTATGTTCCAACCAGATTGCAAACACTTAAGAGGCTTGATGACTTGATCATAATTAATAGCTTGCTTGTGTTAATTTATTACTATATGCTATGTTACTTGGGTTCTGGTAAGTATAAAATATGGATGTATATCTTATATGAGTATGGTTGGATTTTTTAaggttttccatgtatttggaggtCACATTGTCATATGTTTGCCTGACACACTAGCGTAGGACAAGTGgacttaaagaaaaatgaagagtcaagGCAACATAGGCTATATGTTTTTCAAGATTTTTATTTGTTGTCCTTGCTCCTGAAAATCATTCCATCTCTACAAGCAGAGTTAGGAAAGAAATGCTTTATGTTCTTAGATGGTATCCATAACATGAACAGATTCTCTCGGTGATTGATTAGAGATGTCGAATGAGTAGCCGTCTTGGGTTTGGTTTGGATTACTTTAGGTTGGGTTATTTTGGGTCTAATGGACGTTAGTTCATATTTTGgttcttgtaattttttattctagTCATTTAGGCTTGACCCTCAATTTTTATTGGAATTGGATCATTCTTAAGTCATTGACTTTTAAAGTCAAACCAAATTGGATCTTGAATGAATTGAGTAGACAAAGTCAGATTTTATCAATAGTAAGTAAGTTGTTCCATTTTGAATGAATTGAGTAGACAAAGCCAGATTTTATCAATTGTAATTAAGTTCCATTTTGAATGAATTGAGTAGACAAAGTGAGATTTTATCAGAACATAGGTAACATAGCAAATGTTGGGATATGAGCCCAAACTAGTTGATTGTATTTTTTAAGAGTAGTTTCAtaattaggaaaaataaaaagaattataatataaaattgtgTAAACCGaacttaatttataataatattttttaatgtttttatataattaaaaggaTACTTGTGATTAAGAAAGATGATCTTCAAaggtttatatgttttatattagctAGTTTGGAGTAATTTTGGTTTGGATCATTTTCGTTTCCAGTTTATTTAGGTTTGAattattttggatttaattgTTTTTTAGTTGAAATCATTTAGGTTTGAGTTGATCTAACgctagtgttttttttttttctctgctCTTATGAAATTGATTCTAATTCGGGTTTGAACAAATTAGGTGAGTTTTGGGTATTTAGATCAGCTTTGATAGCTATATGATTGATGCAGATTGGATGACCCATGATTGAACCCTCTTCTGCATGCACCTTCTTCGCTGAAACACGAAATGAACATGGATTGAAGTTTCTTGGCTCACATCAAGCAACCAGTATGACAAAgcactcaatttttatttttgatttttacAGAGAAGATGTAGAGTAACACGTATAAAGCAATTTGTGAGAGAAGCttatatttttttggtgtttgtttgtttttcatTCATTGTTGCCTTTTCCTTAAACCAATCCCCCGCCCCCGCCCCTTCCCCCGGTTTTTGTTCTTTTACATTTACAAGGTGAAGGTGAGAAAACAGCCAAAATTGGGTATTCGGATGTAACAAGTTTGTCCCTTTTTTGTCTGTTCAGATGTCAAAATTTTGATGATTCACACATAAAATAGATATAATCTTGCTGTTGTACTTGTCATTGGTGTCCTTTTAAGACATCCTGTTGAAGTTGAGCTCATcatatatttaaacatttaaattttttgtttaatccATGGTTTATTACAATTCTGCTTCAttgaattttagttttgattcaaaATGTTGATCAGAAAGTTTACAACGCAATTCCATTACTTGAGTGGGTTTTCACTCTTCAAGTTCTTTGATTTGGACCTCCTGCTATTCCAAATTTCTACAACAAATCTCCCATCATTGGTTCATTTGTACAAAATCCTGACCATTTTGATCAGAGGAAAAAGTAACACGCCAATCATAACACCCCCAACTTAATCTCCAAATAATACTCGATTTTGTCAATGCATAGCAATTAGTATTTTCGttgttttagtgtttttttaaGCTATATTATACCTATTACTCGCTAAAATTATGggtgaaatttttttttgttattttattaaaaaaagttataatgttaattaattattctaaaattttcatttaagttattaaactaatcaaaaaaatttattcaagttactgggttattaatttttttaaagttctgcTAGTGAGTTTCAAGAGACGATTTGATGGCCGGTATGGGTACTGGATCCAATTCAATTTGACGGTCAGTGTCAAAGATCGGAtaaaaaagttgtttgaattttagcTCGCAGATTTGTGACGtctaaagttgtttcatgaaaaaattaaattttagacaAGGGGAAAGAAAGCTTTCAATTGGTGCATGCAGTGTAGCATCGGTTTTAATAGCCTAGTGGCTtatatgaaaacttttgaatagttcaatgaccaaagttgtgacagccctaaattgaccctagtcgaaaagtagtttcgggaccacgaaaccgagtcctataaataattaaaagttatattctgtgtttatgatgtgagtaaatgcatgtgtgaaagtttcatgcattaatttgatcatttttatgtggatttattaaaatggacttatatgaaacattgttggaaagtgagaggttaatcttacaatggtctattagtacatgcattgaaagagtggttttgcatgtcaatttacccataatgaacatagtggccggccaagaaaaGATAATGCTCCaccaattcaaatttaaaacaattttgtattaacaaatgaattaataattgtaataaaatgaattaaataaaagagaagaaagaggatggtgttcatcttcttctcctacctctctcaagccgaaacaaagaggaaaaataagggaaaacttacctagagcaattcggcattcatctttagctattaggaggtaagctttgaatttgttgatttggctttatattatgctaagttaatttgtgaatgcactcttggtaatgtcaagaaagttgagatttcctatggtgatttgagcaagatgccgaatgattaagtgttggaattaggggcTATTTTCATGT encodes:
- the LOC107952060 gene encoding protein trichome berefringence-like 7 isoform X2 codes for the protein MYCCPFLLTTSPISFASQLSHLPHFFPFKRSVISHSLNAIFLSNFAFVRQLNCPFAEQGFNCLGNGRKDRDYLKWRWKPKNCDIPRFNVHNVLEMLRDKRIVFVGDSMSRTQWESLICLLMTGVEDKKSVYEVNGNKITKRIRFLGVRFTSFNFTIEFFRSVFLVQHGWMPRHAPKRVRSTLKLDKLDDVSNEWINADVLIFNTGQWWVPGKLFETGCYFQVGNSVKLGMSIPAAFKMALGTWASWVENTIDTNRTLVFFRTFEPSHWSEKSRRFCNVTQNPLLETEGRDRSIFSETIFEVIKNMTVPITVLQVTSMSAFRRDAHVGGWSDNPTVPDCSHWCLPGLPDIWNEIFLSYLLADYGLPAVNGKQYWMTHD
- the LOC107952060 gene encoding protein trichome berefringence-like 7 isoform X1; its protein translation is MVNNFSRSTSFNRRALNAESPRVLNVSSPKALNVLSTKPLCFTSSRVYHRLGWVSRLFPVLILIGALISFIILLHGGYIYVLPSLSQAFYGHGVLKFNNSSNVCDIFDGSWVIDDDYPLYNASDCPFAEQGFNCLGNGRKDRDYLKWRWKPKNCDIPRFNVHNVLEMLRDKRIVFVGDSMSRTQWESLICLLMTGVEDKKSVYEVNGNKITKRIRFLGVRFTSFNFTIEFFRSVFLVQHGWMPRHAPKRVRSTLKLDKLDDVSNEWINADVLIFNTGQWWVPGKLFETGCYFQVGNSVKLGMSIPAAFKMALGTWASWVENTIDTNRTLVFFRTFEPSHWSEKSRRFCNVTQNPLLETEGRDRSIFSETIFEVIKNMTVPITVLQVTSMSAFRRDAHVGGWSDNPTVPDCSHWCLPGLPDIWNEIFLSYLLADYGLPAVNGKQYWMTHD